A stretch of the Methanofervidicoccus abyssi genome encodes the following:
- the cobK gene encoding precorrin-6A reductase: protein MESRKDVKILIMGGTKDGIEISKRLKKMGFFTITTTKTDYGSKLVEKYSDVAISRESTDKTLKDIIKEYNISVLIDATHPFAVNASKRAIDVSKECNIPYIRYERPHRRYNDAIYTKDFEEASKVALNISKKNILYVGGIKNLETVVKVIGKERLITRVLPTSVPIALKLLPSKNVIGMEGIFSKELNKYILLDYNCDVLITKDSGDSGGLNEKVLGAKEANAKVIIVERPKLDYPLFFYSIEDLLGYVETLFSEAKQKPIVE, encoded by the coding sequence ATGGAGTCTCGAAAAGACGTAAAGATCTTAATAATGGGAGGTACAAAAGACGGAATCGAGATATCCAAAAGGTTAAAAAAGATGGGGTTCTTCACCATCACAACTACAAAAACAGACTACGGTAGCAAGTTGGTAGAGAAGTACTCGGATGTAGCCATCTCCAGGGAGAGCACAGATAAAACTCTTAAAGATATAATTAAAGAGTACAACATCTCAGTCCTAATTGACGCCACCCATCCTTTTGCAGTTAACGCCTCCAAGAGAGCTATAGATGTTTCAAAGGAATGTAATATTCCCTATATAAGGTATGAACGCCCTCATAGAAGATATAATGATGCCATATATACGAAAGACTTTGAAGAGGCCTCGAAGGTTGCCCTGAATATAAGTAAGAAAAACATCCTTTACGTTGGAGGAATTAAAAACTTAGAAACTGTAGTAAAGGTAATAGGAAAAGAGAGGCTGATTACCAGAGTGCTTCCAACTTCAGTACCGATAGCTCTGAAGTTGCTACCTTCTAAAAATGTAATAGGTATGGAAGGAATATTCTCAAAGGAATTAAATAAGTATATTCTCTTAGATTACAACTGTGACGTACTTATCACAAAGGACAGTGGAGATAGTGGGGGGTTGAATGAGAAGGTTTTAGGTGCTAAAGAGGCTAATGCAAAAGTAATAATTGTAGAACGTCCTAAATTGGATTACCCTCTATTTTTCTACAGTATTGAAGATCTTTTAGGGTACGTGGAAACCTTATTTTCCGAGGCTAAACAAAAACCCATTGTTGAATGA
- the cbiQ gene encoding cobalt ECF transporter T component CbiQ — MHGSLRAIERENFKNSIIHRLDPRIKLIIVLLLIITATTLKNIYFLIILEFYMILLIILSKISLKNTLKRIIPILPFGLFIVLFQPFIRGNTIIFQIFGIPIYQEGLNFGILLFLKFLVSITSIVFLSSTTPIYKVILAGRKLGLPNIMSILLGLMIRYLFIMYDILQSTIRAQKSRALNRKNLSYKQILNIFGYTVGSIFIRAYEQGERTYLAMVSRGYSENSDIHFNIGNISTNDVILLTVTIILIIFLLVSQ; from the coding sequence TTGCATGGTTCATTACGTGCTATAGAAAGAGAAAATTTTAAAAATAGTATAATACACAGGTTGGATCCAAGGATAAAACTAATTATTGTATTGTTATTAATAATTACAGCAACAACATTAAAAAATATCTATTTTTTGATAATACTTGAATTCTATATGATTCTATTAATTATTTTATCTAAAATTTCGTTAAAAAATACCTTAAAAAGAATAATACCGATACTACCTTTTGGGTTATTTATTGTCCTATTTCAGCCCTTTATAAGGGGAAATACTATAATTTTTCAAATCTTCGGTATTCCTATATACCAGGAAGGATTGAATTTTGGAATACTGTTATTTTTAAAATTCCTTGTTTCAATTACTTCTATTGTATTCCTATCTTCAACTACACCAATATATAAAGTAATACTTGCTGGAAGAAAACTGGGCCTTCCAAATATTATGTCCATCCTTTTGGGTTTGATGATTAGATATCTTTTTATAATGTATGATATACTGCAATCCACAATAAGGGCTCAAAAATCTAGGGCGTTAAATAGAAAAAACTTATCGTATAAACAAATACTCAATATTTTCGGATATACCGTAGGATCTATTTTTATAAGGGCCTACGAACAGGGGGAGAGAACTTATTTAGCCATGGTCTCCAGAGGGTATTCAGAAAATTCCGATATTCATTTTAATATAGGAAATATAAGTACAAATGACGTTATTTTATTAACAGTAACTATTATACTAATCATATTTTTACTAGTATCACAATAA
- a CDS encoding PDGLE domain-containing protein: MDKMDKIIYGGLIIAFLISILSPFLASTNPDGLESTAEKVINEKVLHQNLEEIGLKEEGSVIPAPMPDYGIEGMGKIGEIIALVVGTMIALGLTYGLSKVLVKNKSSQYNQ, translated from the coding sequence ATGGATAAAATGGATAAAATAATCTATGGAGGTTTAATAATTGCCTTCCTAATTAGTATATTGTCTCCCTTCTTGGCATCAACAAATCCAGATGGTTTAGAAAGTACTGCAGAAAAGGTTATCAATGAAAAGGTACTGCATCAAAATTTAGAAGAGATTGGTCTAAAGGAGGAAGGAAGTGTAATCCCAGCACCAATGCCCGATTATGGTATTGAAGGTATGGGAAAAATTGGGGAGATTATTGCACTAGTTGTGGGAACCATGATTGCATTGGGATTAACCTATGGATTGAGCAAGGTTTTAGTTAAAAATAAAAGTAGTCAGTATAATCAGTAG
- the cbiM gene encoding cobalt transporter CbiM: MHIPDGFLPLWESAIFWLISLVFVARSIKWASKELDEKSVPLFGVLGAGIFAIMSMNVPIPWGTSGHMVGGPLVSIIFDSPWAGVLLITLVLIVQGLFFADGGLVVMGANIFNMGIITSFVGYYVFKMLKNVSIPVAAFAAGWTGVFLAAIACAIELAIAGTFPLDKGLMYMGLYHAVIGIIEGVITAVVVSYLSSVRPDLIKGLNKVISNG; the protein is encoded by the coding sequence ATGCACATACCAGATGGTTTTTTGCCACTATGGGAAAGTGCCATATTTTGGTTAATTTCCCTGGTGTTTGTTGCAAGATCCATTAAATGGGCTTCTAAGGAGTTAGATGAAAAATCAGTACCCCTTTTTGGAGTCCTTGGAGCAGGTATCTTTGCCATTATGTCCATGAACGTACCTATACCTTGGGGTACAAGTGGTCATATGGTAGGAGGACCTTTAGTATCCATTATCTTTGATAGTCCATGGGCTGGAGTACTGTTAATTACGTTAGTTTTAATTGTCCAAGGACTATTTTTTGCAGATGGTGGATTAGTAGTTATGGGTGCAAATATATTCAATATGGGGATAATTACCTCCTTTGTTGGATATTATGTATTTAAAATGTTAAAAAATGTCAGCATACCTGTTGCAGCATTTGCTGCTGGGTGGACAGGAGTATTTTTAGCAGCAATTGCCTGTGCAATTGAATTGGCAATTGCAGGTACCTTCCCATTGGACAAGGGACTAATGTATATGGGTTTATACCATGCAGTAATTGGAATTATTGAAGGTGTCATAACTGCAGTTGTGGTTTCCTACCTATCATCCGTAAGACCTGATTTAATTAAAGGACTTAATAAGGTGATATCAAATGGATAA
- a CDS encoding cysteine-rich small domain-containing protein produces MIDLAKKHFEKIVILCGANRDCKYYPCHFNNQVCLWCFCPFYPCYDERLGEFITRKDGNKIWSCIKCSWIHRPDVACEVLKEILEVTRGKNTAEALKVFENRELLMEIMKKVREKLP; encoded by the coding sequence ATGATAGATCTGGCTAAAAAACACTTTGAAAAGATTGTAATACTCTGTGGAGCAAACAGAGATTGTAAGTATTACCCATGTCATTTTAACAACCAGGTATGTCTCTGGTGTTTCTGTCCCTTCTATCCCTGTTACGACGAGAGGCTGGGAGAATTTATCACAAGAAAAGATGGTAACAAGATATGGAGTTGTATTAAATGTTCCTGGATACATAGGCCAGATGTTGCCTGTGAGGTTTTAAAGGAGATCTTAGAGGTTACAAGGGGTAAAAATACAGCAGAGGCTCTAAAAGTCTTTGAAAACAGGGAACTACTGATGGAGATTATGAAGAAGGTAAGGGAAAAATTACCGTAG
- a CDS encoding methanogenesis marker 12 protein: MITVGIDHGTSGIKVCIRENGKNTFFILSRSEIKNRSFIQELSKYVNPNNIDLISVCYSMGDGIDRILPIEKVKNRGIVSIEGVGEKIGGGTKVFDEIKESDIPAVVIPGLHRGIKCLDRRFRALYSHIASPEKLCMAYSAYKLLQLRDFILSDISSNTVTLIVRDGKVFGGFDACIGAVGLLHGPIDLEMIREIDSKKITANEAFSTGGIIKIIKDRYRGVENTLEEILRCYKKDNRCVLAIESLVLSVAMEINALMVLNPNRDVVLTGSLVNIREFAIPERLKEYIDGNFYLLKGESGALGGALIAEDILKGVRNILGIEVDCR, encoded by the coding sequence ATGATTACCGTGGGAATAGATCATGGAACCTCCGGTATTAAGGTGTGTATCAGAGAAAATGGTAAAAATACCTTCTTTATACTCTCACGTAGTGAGATAAAGAACAGATCTTTTATACAGGAGTTAAGTAAGTACGTAAATCCTAACAACATAGATCTTATCTCCGTATGTTATTCCATGGGGGATGGTATAGATAGAATACTACCTATAGAGAAGGTAAAAAACAGGGGTATAGTTAGTATAGAAGGTGTTGGAGAGAAGATAGGAGGAGGTACTAAGGTATTTGACGAGATAAAAGAATCTGACATTCCTGCCGTGGTAATTCCTGGACTTCATAGAGGTATTAAGTGCTTAGATCGGAGATTCAGGGCTCTCTACTCCCATATAGCTTCCCCCGAAAAACTCTGTATGGCCTACAGTGCCTACAAACTACTCCAACTTAGAGATTTCATCCTCTCAGATATATCATCCAACACTGTTACATTAATTGTAAGGGATGGAAAGGTATTTGGAGGTTTTGACGCCTGTATTGGAGCAGTGGGATTACTACATGGGCCCATAGATTTGGAGATGATCAGAGAGATAGACAGTAAGAAGATAACTGCCAACGAGGCATTCTCAACTGGAGGTATAATAAAGATAATAAAAGATAGATATAGAGGTGTGGAGAACACATTAGAAGAGATCCTCAGGTGTTATAAAAAAGATAACAGGTGTGTCCTTGCAATAGAATCCCTTGTCCTCAGTGTAGCCATGGAGATAAACGCCCTTATGGTCCTAAATCCTAATAGGGATGTAGTACTAACAGGATCCCTTGTAAACATTAGGGAATTCGCCATCCCCGAGAGATTAAAAGAATATATAGATGGAAACTTCTATCTTTTGAAGGGGGAGAGTGGTGCTCTTGGAGGTGCTTTAATTGCAGAGGATATATTAAAAGGTGTTAGGAATATTTTAGGTATAGAGGTAGATTGTAGATAG
- the ilvE gene encoding branched-chain-amino-acid transaminase: MKVYLNGKFVDKEDAKISIYDHGLLYGDGVFEGIRAYDGVIFKLKEHVDRLYDSAKSILLEMPLSKEEMEKVVVETVRINNLRDAYIRLVVTRGIGDLGLDPRKCSNPTVFCIAEPMNPLLGESGIRAITSSIRRLPVDVLNPAVKSLNYLNSILAKIQANYAGVDEAFLLDSEGYVVEGTGDNIFVVKNGIIKTPPVASSVLRGITRDTVIDIAKELGYIVVEERITLHELYVADEVFITGTAAELVPVIEIDGRVINGGKIGEITRRLKEEFNRVKRILGTKVYD; this comes from the coding sequence ATGAAGGTATATTTAAATGGTAAATTTGTAGATAAGGAAGATGCCAAAATATCCATCTATGATCATGGTCTCTTGTATGGAGATGGAGTATTTGAAGGTATAAGAGCATATGATGGAGTTATCTTTAAATTAAAGGAACATGTAGATAGACTTTACGACTCTGCAAAATCTATTCTTTTAGAGATGCCACTCTCTAAGGAGGAGATGGAGAAAGTGGTAGTTGAAACTGTAAGGATAAACAATCTGAGAGATGCCTATATTAGACTGGTGGTTACTAGAGGTATTGGTGATTTAGGGTTAGATCCTAGAAAGTGTTCCAATCCAACTGTATTCTGTATAGCTGAACCTATGAATCCTCTACTTGGAGAGAGTGGTATAAGAGCTATAACATCTTCAATTAGGAGGCTACCTGTAGATGTACTAAACCCTGCTGTAAAATCCTTAAATTATTTAAATAGTATCTTGGCAAAAATTCAGGCGAACTATGCAGGCGTTGATGAGGCATTTCTCTTAGATAGTGAGGGATATGTTGTAGAAGGTACAGGAGATAATATATTTGTAGTGAAAAATGGAATTATAAAAACTCCTCCAGTGGCATCCAGTGTATTAAGGGGGATCACAAGAGATACAGTGATAGATATAGCGAAAGAATTAGGTTATATAGTTGTGGAGGAGAGAATTACACTTCATGAGTTATACGTAGCAGATGAGGTATTTATAACAGGTACTGCTGCAGAGTTAGTGCCTGTTATAGAAATAGATGGGAGGGTTATTAATGGGGGTAAGATAGGTGAAATAACAAGGAGGTTGAAGGAGGAGTTTAACAGAGTGAAGAGAATCTTAGGTACTAAGGTGTATGACTAA
- a CDS encoding TIGR00304 family membrane protein translates to MDRLLIIYVGIFLIVIGFFLLSLGVITYGTQNKEKIENNIDKENESEVSFSGIIMIGPIPILIGNSPTLVIFSVLMLILMILWIYLFYMRVH, encoded by the coding sequence ATGGATAGACTACTCATTATATACGTTGGTATATTTCTAATAGTTATCGGTTTTTTCCTCCTGTCCCTTGGAGTTATCACATATGGAACCCAAAATAAAGAGAAGATAGAAAATAACATAGACAAAGAAAATGAGAGTGAAGTTTCTTTTTCAGGTATTATCATGATCGGACCTATTCCTATCCTCATTGGAAATTCACCTACCTTAGTAATCTTCTCCGTCTTAATGCTGATTCTCATGATTCTGTGGATATATCTCTTCTATATGAGAGTTCATTAG
- the thsA gene encoding thermosome subunit alpha: MVATQPIVILPENVKRYVGKEAQRMNILAGRVIAETVRSTLGPKGMDKMLVDDLGDIVVTNDGVTILKEMSVEHPAAKMLIEVAKTQEKEVGDGTTTAVVIAGELLRKAEELLDQNVHPTVIIKGYHLALNKAQEILKDIAIDVNPEDKEMLKKIAMTSLTGKGAEKARDKLGEIVVDAVTTVVDENGKVDKDLIKIEKKEGASVDETELIKGVVIDKERVNPQMPKKVENAKIALLNCPIEVKETETDAKINITDPAKMIEFIEQEEKMIKDMVDQIKASGANVVFCQKGIDDLAQHYLAKAGILAVRRVKKSDMEKLAKATGANIITNIKDLTPEDLGEAGVVSEEKVAGDAMIFVRECKDPKAVTILVRGTTEHIVDEVARAIEDAIGVVACTIEDGKIVAGGGATEVELAMRLRDYADTVSGREQLAVRGFADALEVIPRTLAENAGLDAIEMMVNLRAKHANEGSAAYGLNVFTGEIENMVEKGVVEPLRVKTQAIQSAAEAAEMLLRIDDVIAAEKLEGKDKKGGSEDFGGEDTNL, from the coding sequence ATGGTAGCAACCCAACCAATAGTTATATTGCCTGAAAATGTAAAGAGATACGTAGGTAAAGAAGCACAAAGAATGAACATACTGGCAGGGAGAGTTATAGCTGAAACTGTAAGGTCCACATTAGGTCCAAAAGGAATGGACAAAATGTTAGTTGATGATTTAGGGGATATAGTTGTTACAAACGATGGTGTAACAATATTAAAGGAGATGAGTGTAGAACACCCTGCTGCAAAGATGTTAATTGAAGTTGCTAAGACCCAGGAGAAGGAAGTTGGAGATGGTACAACAACAGCAGTAGTTATAGCAGGTGAGTTGTTAAGAAAGGCTGAAGAGTTGTTAGATCAGAATGTACATCCAACAGTAATTATAAAGGGATACCACTTAGCACTTAACAAAGCTCAGGAGATATTAAAAGACATAGCAATAGATGTTAACCCAGAAGATAAAGAGATGTTGAAGAAAATAGCAATGACATCTCTAACTGGAAAAGGTGCTGAGAAGGCTAGAGATAAGTTAGGAGAAATTGTAGTTGATGCTGTTACAACAGTTGTAGATGAAAACGGTAAGGTAGATAAGGATCTGATAAAGATCGAGAAGAAAGAAGGTGCTTCAGTAGATGAAACAGAGTTAATTAAGGGAGTAGTAATTGACAAGGAGAGAGTAAACCCACAAATGCCTAAGAAAGTTGAAAATGCAAAGATAGCACTACTTAACTGCCCAATAGAAGTAAAAGAAACTGAAACAGATGCTAAGATAAACATTACAGATCCTGCAAAGATGATCGAGTTCATAGAGCAAGAAGAGAAGATGATAAAAGATATGGTAGATCAGATAAAGGCATCTGGTGCAAATGTAGTATTCTGTCAGAAAGGTATAGACGATCTTGCTCAGCACTACTTAGCTAAGGCTGGAATACTAGCTGTAAGAAGAGTTAAGAAGTCTGACATGGAGAAACTTGCAAAGGCTACAGGTGCAAACATAATAACAAACATAAAAGATCTCACACCAGAGGACTTAGGAGAGGCTGGAGTAGTATCTGAAGAGAAAGTTGCTGGAGATGCAATGATATTTGTAAGAGAATGTAAGGATCCAAAGGCTGTAACAATCTTAGTAAGAGGTACAACAGAGCACATTGTAGATGAAGTAGCAAGGGCTATTGAAGATGCAATTGGAGTAGTGGCCTGTACAATAGAAGATGGTAAGATAGTTGCTGGTGGTGGAGCAACAGAAGTAGAGTTGGCAATGAGATTAAGAGATTACGCAGATACAGTTAGTGGTAGAGAACAGTTAGCAGTTAGAGGATTTGCCGATGCATTAGAGGTAATACCAAGAACACTAGCTGAAAACGCAGGTTTAGACGCAATAGAGATGATGGTAAACCTCAGGGCTAAACATGCAAACGAAGGAAGTGCAGCATATGGATTGAATGTCTTCACAGGAGAGATAGAAAACATGGTAGAGAAGGGTGTTGTTGAACCACTGAGAGTTAAAACACAGGCAATCCAGTCAGCAGCAGAAGCTGCTGAGATGTTGTTGAGAATAGATGATGTAATAGCTGCTGAGAAGTTAGAAGGTAAAGATAAGAAAGGAGGTTCTGAAGACTTTGGAGGGGAAGACACCAACCTCTAA
- a CDS encoding nucleotidyltransferase family protein, with the protein MKDRALKNFLRDIEEIIKYSSEKDEKSIEKFKKILMEIKEEKGINIVADYTEYNPLHLGHKHCLNRGKKKGLFISVLPGPLERSGRGIPYLVDRYIRAEMAIRAGVDIVVEGPPMGIMGSGQYMKCIVKMFHTIGVDVIPRGYIRDSKMEKIVDLINKGYHISVKPYNISCIETGEFICEKLETDNYVIASLSNTIYKLNKKYNLNFNPKFLFVERLEGISGSKIREWIFKGKFQEIGDMVPETTLEVLEKYSGGDIESIILRRFEDRILETVNEYPLEKYVPKHIAEILEKNRPYKSVEEIRKTIPQGFSKHFKERIVSMLECRIERDIISEYIKNYPPKIKILSINQDIL; encoded by the coding sequence ATGAAAGATAGAGCACTTAAAAATTTTTTAAGAGATATAGAAGAGATAATAAAATACTCTTCAGAGAAGGATGAGAAAAGTATAGAGAAATTTAAAAAAATATTAATGGAGATAAAGGAAGAGAAAGGTATAAACATTGTAGCGGATTATACGGAGTATAATCCCCTCCATCTGGGACATAAGCACTGTTTAAATAGAGGTAAGAAGAAGGGACTCTTTATAAGTGTACTCCCTGGACCCCTTGAGAGAAGTGGTAGGGGAATACCCTATCTAGTAGATAGATACATTAGGGCAGAGATGGCTATAAGGGCTGGTGTAGATATAGTTGTTGAAGGACCTCCTATGGGTATAATGGGCTCTGGGCAGTATATGAAGTGTATCGTCAAAATGTTTCATACTATAGGAGTAGATGTTATACCTAGGGGATATATAAGAGACAGTAAGATGGAGAAAATAGTAGATCTTATAAATAAGGGATACCACATCAGTGTAAAACCTTATAATATATCCTGTATTGAAACTGGAGAGTTTATCTGTGAGAAACTTGAGACAGATAACTACGTAATAGCATCCTTGTCTAACACTATCTATAAACTAAATAAAAAATACAACCTAAACTTCAATCCAAAGTTTCTATTTGTTGAAAGACTTGAGGGTATAAGTGGTAGTAAAATAAGAGAGTGGATATTTAAGGGCAAATTTCAGGAAATAGGTGATATGGTTCCTGAAACTACTTTAGAAGTATTGGAAAAGTACTCGGGAGGGGATATAGAAAGTATCATTCTTAGGAGATTTGAAGATAGAATATTGGAGACTGTTAACGAATATCCCCTTGAAAAGTATGTTCCAAAACATATTGCGGAGATTTTAGAGAAAAATAGGCCCTATAAAAGTGTGGAAGAGATTAGAAAAACTATACCTCAAGGTTTCTCTAAGCATTTTAAGGAGAGGATCGTTTCCATGTTGGAATGTAGGATAGAAAGAGATATTATCTCAGAGTACATTAAGAACTATCCTCCTAAGATAAAAATTCTATCTATAAACCAAGATATTTTATAG
- a CDS encoding RNA ligase partner protein — MQKQRFCLDTTAITDSEVRKSLNASTITESAEKILDLIAKSRIYLDISCHIPYPSVYNELIGFLKREGCPEEIIIKVDTWLVKKTPNRYEIKLPAEILYEYIRDLRERINKGMRLSESAMYETAEEIYNLTIKGEGGKRELINSVLSKTVNTFRNKYRNALRTGTLDSAPDLDVLLLAKELDAAVVASDEGIEKWAQRLGLRFVKAKDFPFILKEYLSVYKK; from the coding sequence TTGCAAAAACAGAGGTTCTGCTTAGATACAACTGCCATCACCGATAGTGAAGTGAGAAAATCCTTAAATGCCTCCACAATAACGGAGTCTGCTGAAAAGATACTTGATCTCATTGCAAAATCTAGAATATACCTGGATATATCCTGCCACATACCCTACCCAAGTGTGTACAATGAGTTGATAGGTTTCTTAAAGAGGGAGGGATGTCCAGAGGAGATTATAATAAAGGTAGATACCTGGCTGGTAAAAAAGACTCCAAACAGATACGAGATAAAACTCCCTGCAGAAATACTATACGAGTATATAAGAGATTTAAGGGAGAGAATAAACAAAGGTATGAGGCTAAGTGAAAGTGCCATGTATGAAACTGCAGAGGAGATATACAACCTTACAATAAAGGGGGAAGGAGGTAAGAGAGAATTAATAAACTCTGTACTCTCGAAAACTGTCAATACCTTCAGAAACAAGTACAGAAATGCCCTTAGGACAGGAACCCTTGACAGTGCTCCTGACCTAGATGTGTTGCTTCTAGCGAAAGAATTGGATGCTGCAGTTGTTGCTAGTGATGAAGGTATTGAAAAATGGGCTCAACGCTTAGGTTTAAGGTTTGTTAAGGCAAAGGATTTTCCATTTATTTTGAAGGAGTATCTGTCAGTTTATAAAAAATAG
- the fucA gene encoding L-fuculose phosphate aldolase, which translates to MNLKEFINICHLLYQRKYVVGSGGNVSIRVDDTVYITPTGSILGCLREEDVSIVDMEGNIIKGEPSSELKMHLGIYRNRKDINSVIHTHSLYAIALSVLDKEIELITPESKVFIKKIGYVPYLEAGSEELAKEVFKRKEDVIILKNHGVVCLGKNLRDAYIKTEVVEEVTKLNFITHLLQSPRH; encoded by the coding sequence GTGAATCTAAAGGAGTTTATAAATATCTGCCATCTGTTATACCAGAGAAAGTACGTCGTAGGTAGTGGAGGTAATGTAAGTATCAGAGTGGATGATACAGTATATATTACACCTACAGGATCTATACTGGGATGTTTAAGGGAGGAAGATGTCTCTATTGTTGATATGGAAGGTAATATAATAAAAGGAGAACCTTCATCTGAGTTGAAGATGCATTTAGGCATATACAGAAATAGGAAAGATATAAACAGTGTAATACATACTCATTCTCTCTATGCTATAGCCCTTTCAGTGCTAGATAAAGAGATAGAGTTGATAACCCCTGAATCTAAAGTTTTCATAAAAAAGATAGGTTATGTTCCCTATTTAGAAGCAGGTAGTGAGGAGTTAGCTAAGGAGGTGTTTAAAAGAAAAGAAGATGTGATTATACTTAAAAATCATGGTGTTGTATGTCTAGGAAAAAATCTAAGGGACGCCTATATAAAAACAGAAGTTGTTGAAGAAGTTACAAAGTTGAACTTTATTACTCATCTTTTACAGTCTCCAAGGCACTAA
- a CDS encoding UPF0147 family protein — translation MFKPKKLSPEEKLKQIAQMLDNIINDPTVPRNIRAAAQNAKDAILNEKEEYIVRSATAIQYLDDISDDPNMPLHTRTQIWSIVSALETVKDE, via the coding sequence GTGTTTAAACCTAAGAAACTCAGTCCAGAGGAGAAGTTAAAACAGATAGCTCAGATGCTGGATAACATCATAAATGATCCTACAGTTCCAAGGAATATAAGAGCTGCGGCACAGAATGCAAAGGATGCCATCTTAAATGAAAAAGAGGAATACATTGTAAGAAGTGCCACTGCGATACAGTATTTGGACGATATCAGTGACGATCCAAATATGCCCCTTCATACAAGAACCCAGATCTGGAGTATAGTTAGTGCCTTGGAGACTGTAAAAGATGAGTAA
- a CDS encoding 30S ribosomal protein S6e, which yields MPKFKVVVSDKDGKSYQLEVETSALIGKKIGDIIDGSIIGLEGYKLKITGGSDKCGFPMRPDIPGTGVKRVLLSKGPGYRPKEKGIRKRKSVRGNTISEDIVQVNTKIVEYGEKPITELIGQG from the coding sequence TTGCCAAAGTTCAAAGTTGTAGTATCTGATAAAGATGGGAAATCCTACCAGTTGGAGGTTGAAACATCTGCATTGATAGGTAAAAAAATAGGAGATATTATAGACGGTTCCATCATAGGTCTGGAAGGATACAAGTTAAAAATAACTGGAGGATCTGACAAGTGTGGTTTTCCAATGAGACCCGATATTCCTGGTACTGGAGTTAAAAGAGTACTACTAAGTAAAGGTCCTGGATACAGACCGAAGGAAAAAGGTATAAGGAAGAGAAAAAGTGTAAGAGGCAACACAATTTCTGAAGATATCGTCCAGGTAAATACCAAGATCGTCGAGTATGGAGAGAAACCTATTACCGAGTTGATAGGACAGGGATAA
- a CDS encoding HAD family hydrolase — MLDIPKYKRITARNVVLDLNGTLAVDGYVDREVLNLLKELSKSYRIVVLTADTFGNAKKIFEGLDNVTLEVIRDSEEKTKVAKRYTPYIGIGNGNNDIGVFKNAELSIAIIGKEGCSAKLLLSADVIVCDIVDAINLLLKEKRLIATLRG, encoded by the coding sequence ATGTTAGACATCCCAAAATACAAAAGAATTACAGCTAGAAATGTTGTATTGGATTTAAACGGTACCTTAGCAGTAGATGGCTATGTAGATAGAGAGGTTTTAAATCTGTTAAAGGAATTAAGTAAGAGTTACAGGATAGTTGTCCTAACTGCGGATACCTTTGGAAATGCTAAGAAGATATTTGAAGGACTAGATAATGTAACCTTGGAGGTTATAAGAGATTCTGAAGAGAAAACTAAAGTTGCTAAGAGATACACTCCATATATCGGAATAGGTAACGGTAACAACGATATAGGAGTCTTTAAAAATGCAGAATTGAGTATAGCGATTATAGGGAAGGAAGGATGTAGTGCTAAACTTCTCCTTTCTGCTGATGTTATAGTATGTGATATAGTAGATGCTATAAACCTACTACTAAAGGAAAAAAGATTAATAGCAACACTTAGAGGATAG